The Arachis duranensis cultivar V14167 chromosome 9, aradu.V14167.gnm2.J7QH, whole genome shotgun sequence genomic sequence ATGATGCCAAAGTCATGgaaaaatttgacactagagcATGGGTGTGTGTTGCTGAAAATCCTGACCCTGTCCATGTTACAAGGACAATAATAGGGGCAATAGATTCTTCTCTCCGTGACCAGGATAATTTTGATTTACTTCAGACTAATCTGAAGGAAAAATTGACAGGAAAGACCTTTTTGGTTGTTTTAGATGATGTCTGGCATGATCAACGAGACATGTGGGAAGATTTCCTAAAACCTTTTCGCTATGGGAATAATGGGAGTAAGATTCTCCTAACAACCCGTAACGAAAACGTTGCTTCTGTGTTCGCACCTATCAATCTACATTATGGACTAAGTTTACTGTCAAATGAAGATTGTTGGTCGGTGTTTTTGAAGCATTCAACTATTTCTACTAATTCTAAACAATATACAACTCTAGAAATAATTGGTAGAAAAATTGTTGAAAAGTGTAAAGGATTACCTTTGGCAGTGAAGACACTTGGAGGTTTATTGCGCAACAAGCATAATGAAGGGGATTGGGAGAATGtacttaaaagtaaaatttgGGAACTCTCCAACAGTAAAATTGTTCCTGCATTAAGAGTCAGTTATCATTACCTCCCTTCATATTTAAAGCGATGTTTTGTTTATTGCTCTCTATATCCCGAGGATTATGAATTTGACAAAGACGAATTAATCCTGTTATGGATGGCTGAAAATCTTTTACAACCAAATGAAAACAACACATTAAAAAATACTGGTTGTGCATATTTTGATGAATTAGTTGCAAGGTCATTTTTTCAACCATCTAGTAGTGAGAGAGGGTTATATGTAATGCATGATCTCATGCATGATCTAGCAACGTTCTTTGCTGGGAAATTCTATTTCAAACTCGAGGGATCTGAGAATCTACACGGGGTAGATAGCAAAATTCGTCATTTGTCCTTTTCTTCATCCACGTCATTTGGAGAGGCCTGTAAGAGAGCAGTACACTTGAGAACAGCTTTAGATTTTTCTTGGTATCGTCAATCAATTGATGTTGAAGGCAAACCCTGGCTGTTACAACAACAATTGAGAGTTTTGTCATTTCCTATATATTCATTGCCTGAATCAATAGGTGAAATGATTTATTTGCGTTATTTAAATCTGTCTAAAGCATGGATTGTGACATTGCCAGAGTCAATATGTAAATTATACAATCTCCAAACTTTGAAGTTGAGAGATTGTAGACATCTAGAGATGCTTCCCAGCCGCATGCAAGATCTTGTGAACCTACAACACCTTGATATTCGAGGTGTTTCTCTTCTGAAAGAGATGCCGAAGAAAATGAGCAAGCTAAAGCATCTAAACTTCTTAAGTAATTATATCATCGGCGAGCATGAAGAGAATGGAATAAGAGAATTGGGAACACTGGACAATCTTCATGGTTCATTACACATTCTCAACTTGGAGAAGGTCAAGAATAGTGATGAAGCTTTGGAGGCAAAGATGGGTAACAAGAAGCACCTCAACACTTTGAAATTGCAATGGCTTCCATTAGGTTACATTTACACCGATCATGTCAAAATACTTGAAGAGTTACAACCTCATGAAAACTTGAAAGAAATATCAATTAAGGGTTATCGGGGTGAAACATTCCCAGATTGGTTAAGCCTTTCTCGCTACTGCAATATGACCAAATTGAGTCTGAATGATTGTGAGAATTGTTGTGAGCTTCCTTCGCTGGGACAGTTACCCTCTTTACAGCATCTGAAGTTTTCTCAACTTCATGGGGTGGAGAAAATTGATTTGGCGTTTTACAACAATAGTGGATCGTTTGAGCAGGAGACACCTTTCAAATCTCTTAAAACTCTAGAAATTTGGCACATGAAGCATTGGCGGGAGTGGAATTTTCCTGATGAGTTTGATGGTTTTCCAAAACTTAGAAAGCTTTCAGTGAGAGACTGTTGGAAGTTAAGAGGAAGTCTGCCTGCTCACCTTCCGGCTCTGGAGGAACTTTGCATTTTTAATTGTTCAGGGCTTGTATGTTCGCTGCCGAGGGCTCCCAAGATTCAACAATTACAAGTTTACAGTAATCCGGTACTATCAGTATCGCGCACGTTAGAAATTTCAGAAACCCAGCTGGCGCAACCCCTGTTGGAGTGGGTCCCCCACCTGCAATCGCTACGTGCGGAATGTCTGGAAATCTTTAGATGTCAGTCGCTGAAATCAATTTCAGCAGATTATTTGCCGGCTTCACTAACGGAGATACGTGTACGGGAGTGTGATTCACTGTCGTCGGTTCAATTGGGGCCCCTTCCAAATATCAAGAAATTGACAATTGCTCACTGCCCAAGCATGGAATGTGTTGACTTGCCACAGGCTCTTCCAGGTCTCCGTTATCTACTGATCTCAGGGTGCCCCAGTCTAGTATCCTTGCCGGCACTAGGGTTGGCTGCGCCCCACCTGGAGGAGCTGCATCTATGGGATTGCCCAGAAATCGATTGTTTTGCTGACAAGTGCCTCCCGGCGAGTTTGAAAACTCTTCAAGTCGTGCAATGCGAGAAACTAGCGAGGTGGATGACATCAAAGGGTTTGCAGAGTCAACGCCTTACCCGTCTTGATATTCGTGAATGGTTTGATGTAAAGTCGTTCCCAAGTGAGGGTTGCCTCCCTGCTTCTCTTGAGTATTTAGAATTGTGGGAATTTCCAGATCTGGAGACGCTTGATTGCAAGGGGCTTCACCATCTTGTCCGCCTCAAACATTTAGAAATTGGTGACTGTGAAAAGCTTGCCAATATCACCCAAGAATGTTTACTTCCCTCCATAGCAAATATCCGCATGGGGACAAAATGTCCTTTGAGTCGTAAGCTGAAAGAGATGGAAGACCTACGGAATCGTTTTGATACTTTCGACGACTGTAAGTGTTTTTGCTCTGATCTTCCCTAAACTCAGTGCTCTCCAATTACAATGCTAACTGTTTGCATCACCCATTTTCGTTCCGTTGTTAATTAATAAACCAAcacaattttattatcttttcatTCTTAGCCATTTCTCTGTAGGTACCCGTTTCACTACAagtttagtttttaaataaattcttcTTATGTGGGTGCcaatttttccaattttttaagGATAACAAATTAGATGCTTAGTAAAGAACAAAGAGTACACTTTTTTCATGATGGCTTCTTTATTGCTTACAGTATTTGTATGGTTTATTTCAGACTTGGGCCATGAATATGATTCCAATCTCGAGTGATTCTGATTTTACACCAATGAATGTGCAATGAGAGCGGTCACAGGCTACAGTTGGGTACGTACTTCATGAAATATATCTTATTTTGCTTCATTTGTGAAA encodes the following:
- the LOC127741647 gene encoding putative disease resistance protein At3g14460, with the protein product MAAKLEGGAYLSSFVYAISKKLSSILEDDSILEDDYSTQKLLEKLDDYLYDVEPVLDDAELKQFGNDRVKKWLVDLQDALYVADDFLDELSTKTATATPRDPGNSYDWSHSVDSIIEDSGVNVIENIVGTLESLVERKDKLGLDKSVKLDTSWRIPSTSLVVSSDIFGRDEDTKNIIKLLLDDTCDAESLVTVIPIVGMGGIGKTTLAQLVYNDAKVMEKFDTRAWVCVAENPDPVHVTRTIIGAIDSSLRDQDNFDLLQTNLKEKLTGKTFLVVLDDVWHDQRDMWEDFLKPFRYGNNGSKILLTTRNENVASVFAPINLHYGLSLLSNEDCWSVFLKHSTISTNSKQYTTLEIIGRKIVEKCKGLPLAVKTLGGLLRNKHNEGDWENVLKSKIWELSNSKIVPALRVSYHYLPSYLKRCFVYCSLYPEDYEFDKDELILLWMAENLLQPNENNTLKNTGCAYFDELVARSFFQPSSSERGLYVMHDLMHDLATFFAGKFYFKLEGSENLHGVDSKIRHLSFSSSTSFGEACKRAVHLRTALDFSWYRQSIDVEGKPWLLQQQLRVLSFPIYSLPESIGEMIYLRYLNLSKAWIVTLPESICKLYNLQTLKLRDCRHLEMLPSRMQDLVNLQHLDIRGVSLLKEMPKKMSKLKHLNFLSNYIIGEHEENGIRELGTLDNLHGSLHILNLEKVKNSDEALEAKMGNKKHLNTLKLQWLPLGYIYTDHVKILEELQPHENLKEISIKGYRGETFPDWLSLSRYCNMTKLSLNDCENCCELPSLGQLPSLQHLKFSQLHGVEKIDLAFYNNSGSFEQETPFKSLKTLEIWHMKHWREWNFPDEFDGFPKLRKLSVRDCWKLRGSLPAHLPALEELCIFNCSGLVCSLPRAPKIQQLQVYSNPVLSVSRTLEISETQLAQPLLEWVPHLQSLRAECLEIFRCQSLKSISADYLPASLTEIRVRECDSLSSVQLGPLPNIKKLTIAHCPSMECVDLPQALPGLRYLLISGCPSLVSLPALGLAAPHLEELHLWDCPEIDCFADKCLPASLKTLQVVQCEKLARWMTSKGLQSQRLTRLDIREWFDVKSFPSEGCLPASLEYLELWEFPDLETLDCKGLHHLVRLKHLEIGDCEKLANITQECLLPSIANIRMGTKCPLSRKLKEMEDLRNRFDTFDDYLGHEYDSNLE